The following nucleotide sequence is from Actinomycetes bacterium.
GGTCACCGCCCAGCCGTCGCCGATGTCGACGACGCCGGCGTTCTCCCCGATGCCGACGAGCAGGGACTCCTTGGCCGCCTCGGTCTGCTTCTCACCGAACTGCCGCAGGTGCACCTTGCTCGACTTGTAGGAGCAGTGCTCGCTCCACATCACCGAGTACATGGCCAGCTCGGACGACGACGGCCGACGCCCGAGGATCTCGCGGATCCGCTGGTACTCGTCCTCCTTGAGGCCGAGCTCGGCCCAGGGCTGGTCCTCGTCCGGGGTGTGCCGGGCGTTGTCGACGGTGTCGAAGCTCATGCCCGCGCCAGCCGGGTCAGGATCGAGGTGAAGAAGGCCAGCCCGTCGGTGCTGGGCCCGGTGAGCGGTTCCACGGCGTGCTCGGGGTGCGGCATCAGGCCGACCACGTTGCCGGCCGCGTTCGAGATGCCCGCGATGTCGCGCCGCGAGCCGTTCGGGTTGACCTCGAGGTAGCGGGCCACGACCCGGCCCTCGGCCTCGAGCTCGTCGAGGGTGCGCTCGTCCGCGACGTAGCCGCCCTCGCCGTTCTTCAGCGGGACGACGATCTCCTGACCGAGCGCGTAGTCGGAGGTCCACGGCGTGCTGGTGCTGTCGATCCGCAGCCGCTGGTCGCGGCAGACGAAGTGCAGGCTGTCGTTGCGGGTGAGTGCCCCGGGCAGCAGGTGGGTCTCGCACAGGATCTGGAAGCCGTTGCAGATCCCCAGCACCGGCAGGCCACCCTGCGCCCCGTCGATGATCATCTCC
It contains:
- the purQ gene encoding phosphoribosylformylglycinamidine synthase subunit PurQ, producing the protein MMARIGVVTFPGSLDDRDAARAITVAGGEPVPLWHKDRSLAGVDAVVLPGGFSYGDYLRCGAIARFAPVMEMIIDGAQGGLPVLGICNGFQILCETHLLPGALTRNDSLHFVCRDQRLRIDSTSTPWTSDYALGQEIVVPLKNGEGGYVADERTLDELEAEGRVVARYLEVNPNGSRRDIAGISNAAGNVVGLMPHPEHAVEPLTGPSTDGLAFFTSILTRLARA